A window of Drosophila sulfurigaster albostrigata strain 15112-1811.04 chromosome X, ASM2355843v2, whole genome shotgun sequence genomic DNA:
ACATTTGCGACAACGTGACACGGGCTCGGCGGGACGCAGCACCTGGCGCATTACGGTGCGTCAGCTGGAGTCCATGATACGCCTGAGCGAGGCGATGGCCAAGTTGGAGTGCTCCAACCGTGTCCTGGAGCGTCATGTGAAGGAAGCCTTCCGCTTGCTGAACAAATCGATCATACGCGTCGAGCAGCCGGACATCCATTTGGATGACGATGAACAGCACATGCTGGGGGAGACAGATGATGGCATTGAGCATGACATTGATATGGAGAACAATGGTTCGGCGGCCAACATTAACGCCGACGACTTGGACAGCTCGGCAAGCGGAGTgcagaaaaagaaattcaCACTCTCATTTGAGGACTATAAGAATCTGTCCACGATGCTGGTGCTGCACATGCGTGGCGAGGAGGCGCGCTGTGAGGTCGAGGGCAGCGATACGGGCATGAAGCGCAGCGATGTTGTCACCTGGTATCTGGAGCAGGTCGCCGAACAAATTGAGAGCGAGGATGAGCTTATTTCACGCAAGAACCTTATCGAGAAGTTAATCGATCGTTTGATCTATCACGATCAGGTCATAATACCGCTAAAGACATCGAATTTAAAGCCACCGGGCAAGGGAACACATGCCGGCCACGATGATGAGCTGGAGAACGATCCGCTGCTCGTCGTGCATCCCAACTACATTGTGGAATGAGCGTcattctcatcatcatcatcgtcgaaCCACAATCATCTCAtatctcattttttttttgctttcattcaacTTATTACTCTCCCTAAGTTAAGTTTAGTTGTAACACGTTTTAGGCTAAACATTGTGTAAGTTTAAGTATTCATTTTGTATGctgttttcaaaattttttgtaataaatacaacatttgCTGCTTCTAATCCTTTCAGATAGACTTTTTTCCTTTAATTGGTACGTTGTTGATAAATTGCCTAATTGGTTAACAAATGTGAAGGCGCGCATCAAAACATGAAATGACAAATCGTTAGCAAAGCCTCATCCTCATTCCATGCCCATACTCCCATCCCTCCAGTCCTGCCGTTTAACGCTCAAAAGTGTAGTGTTTGACGCCATCGGCGGGATATTGCTTAGCGGCAACGGGGCGATACATTTTCTTGTCCTCCAGCCAGTAATAGAGCGCCAGGCAGCCGGACATCACGCCCAGGAAGGTGAGGAAGTAGTAGGAATTGCTATAGCGTGGCTGTTCCGCCTGTGAGTAACGATCCTCACTATACAGATCATGATCAACGGACACctacaaataaaatcatttaattggGAGATTGGCAAATTGGAAAGTGTAAATGCGATACTCACGGGCTCATTGAAATTACGCTTGTGTTCGGGGTAATCGTAGGGATAGTAGGAATCCTTGTTCTCGACACCAAGACCGCCGCCCACCTTGGGATAGTCACCATAGCCCAAGCCATTGTCCGCATATGGTTTGTACTCCTCGGGCAGCAGATAGTATTTCTTGGCAGCCGCATCGCGCTCCTTTTGCGTCTTGGGATATGGGGCCGGAGTGTAATCCTTATTCCAGCCGGCAACTGTTTGTGTggaatgcaatttgcaatttatttcaaaagttacgtaaacaacacacaaacaacagctACTTACGATTGCGCGCAATGTGGAGCGACAGTCGTGGATTGGTGGCGCTCAGTTGCTTGGCCAAGCACAGAGATTTCATTAACGCTGACATTCTGCTGGCGATGGCTTTGTTGACTTTTCAATTTCCCGAAATTTTTGTACGCGCACTAAACGATTCGCTTGCCTCAAACAGGGAATTCGGCAGACAGCTTGCAAAACAGCTGTTACCTAGTGATGGGCGATAAACgataagcaaataaatgtcGATATAGCTGTTGTGTTGtaggtattttaatattaggCCTACTTGCTATTTAAACGAATTTACATTtgtgaatttttttgttttaaatgaaacaaattgtgaatattttatttctatatatttgtGCAAACTCAACTAAATAATGCACGATGAGTGTCTATTCGATATGCGCGCTTGAATTGTTGTGCAATCGCCTATCGagctttttttggttttgttgtgttgcctCTGCCTGGTCCGCTAGTTCTGTGGGGCGAGTGAAATATACGCGGCTTTATTTCCTTTGGCAAATTTGATATAGTTAACtactatttgaaataataacaaaataaagatGGTGTTACCTCTATTGCAACGCTCCACGCTACGCGGCGTGCAACAGCTGACCAAGCCATGGGCGAGCGCTACCTGCAGTCTTCGCTTGGTAAGGAACTTTATATCGTGGGATATTTGTGTGTGACGCTTATgtaattgttttgcatttctctTTTGGCCTGCACTTTTTACTGATGGCAGTGAAATAAAACAGCACATCGCCGTTAGACAGGCTTCctgaatatatattaaaagttgcagATATAGATAGAGTTACATATAGAATTCAGTGCGGCCGGCATTTCGTAATCATGGTGTCACCTGagaaaaaatcattttactTTGAGAATTGGAGACTCGGCTAATAGGAGTCGCATCAACAAGTCTTTCCAGCTGCACAAACATTGGAAAGCTTTGCATTCCAGTCAGAACGATTGGCGAGTCCCATAAGCAAATGCAGTGGCAAGCAGTGCAACTCCCATTTATCTGCAAGCAGTGCTTCTCTAGCAGTAATTATTTAAGCACTTTACTGGCTAATATGTCGATCAATCATGTTGCCGgctctaattaattaatactatGTAAAATTATATCACTCCGATATAGAAGTTAAGCGTTGTGTTATGAAACTACCCGCTGATACGAATGTGCCAAGCCCATCACATTCAATTTGGTCAAATAAGAATTCTTCGAATGAGAATTTAGTTAGATTTTTTGTATGACACTTGAAGACTTATTTGTGTTAGTTgctaattgtttattatatttatttcgtgCGTTTTGGTAAACGGTTTCTTTGTTCTTGATTTTTTACAACTTATtcgtaataaaaaaaatagaaaaaaaaaatagatttctCGCACTTTCAACTAATAAATGGCAATGACCAACTGCCAATTGAtggcaataattaaaaatgcaatcaacCGGCACTCATTCAAGTTTTGCCATATTAAACCggttaaataatattatacgaAAAACAATGTTCTAATTGCAAAAGGATCGtcacgtatgtatgtgtgtacactGTACACACAAccgtatgcatgtgtgtgcgtgcaagTGCGAGACGTTTAACCTACTGTCCACAACACAACGGTTAGCATCCACTTACTACCGTTTCTGATTaattgttgctgtcgctgcttctgtttctgtcgCACTTGCTTTGCCTAATCGCGCCTCTTTAGCTTAACTGTGGCATTTATTAGTTTGCCTTTTAGCACTTGCTTGTGGATCGTGTATGTTTGTgcttttatacatatgtatgtatgtatgtacatacacaagtacttatgaatatttatgtatgagGTCTTGTAAAGTGGGATtctaaaatacacacacacacacacacacgcgtttATACATAAGTGCGCAAAATAAAACGCGCAATCACTGCTAttcacatacacgcacacacatgcagactTACCTACAGGCTGAGCAGAACTAAAATCGACCCCCCATTGGTCGTCTTAGGTGGTTTGTGTTTTGGCTTCAACGCACTTCGTTCACTCTACAGTAGGAGATTAAACTTGTAAATTTCGCAAAGAATTTCATAGAGATAAGtacaaataatcaaataaaatgtacaattcaaatgtattcatataaaagtattattattgttatcattattattaagaaattaCCAGCAATTATAAAGTGCGGGtaatttttgctttgtgtAAAGTGATAGCTACAATGGCCTTCTGcttaaaatctattttataaTATGAGATGACTTAAATaggtatttacatatatacaaatgtgtgCACTTATTCTAGTTATGTATGTACAGTAAGGATAAACTTACATATATGCTTTTGTAAAGGCTTATGGATTTAAGGAATTGGATAGTTGTGGTTATATTCATAGGATCTAATATTTCTTCTAAAGTTTTTTTGGAGGAATTTATGTCTGTGTTCAATGTAGGTAGGGCATTCAAGGAATATGTCAGATATGGTGAGGTTATAAAAGTATACAATCtgaattgcattattttattgacTGTATTACTTTATGGGCTTGTAATGTGGTGTAGGTGAGCCAAGAGTCTCGCTGGCCGGCGCTGTCTGGCcgctggctgcctggctggaACAGGCTTTACTTGTTGAGCTTGCTCTTTCGGGTGTCGAATCAGCGGCagcagtatttttgtattttatggcCGCGACCGTCAGCAGCAGATAAGCAACCGCCTCGCCACATTCATCCAACAGCCAACGAGCAGAGCGGAGCAGTGGACTCACATCATCTCCACAGCGCTTTAATTACGACATCTCCCCACAATGGTCGCGTTTTTCAAAAACTCTCGCACTCTTGTCCAGCACATTGAATATTGAACcgatttcatttgctttgcagGCCTCATCATCGCAAGAGTTTCGCGTGGAGAGCGATACATTCGGTGAGCTGAAGGTGCCAGCTGATAAATACTATGGTGCCCAAACAATGCGATCCCAGATCAACTTCCCCATTGGCGGACCAACGGAACGCATGCCCGTAAGTGATGAACACATCCAATCCTCTGCAGCTGTCAGTGTTTAACCATCTTGGATTGCAGAAACCCGTGGTGCAGGCCATGGGCATCCTGAAGAAGGCTGCCGCCGAGGTGAACAAGGAGTTTGGACTCGACCAAAAGGTCAGCGAGGCCATCTCCAAGGCCGCCGACGATGTCATTTCCGGCAAGCTCTACGACGATCACTTCCCGCTGGTCATCTGGCAAACTGGCTCCGGCACCCAGAGCAACATGAACGTCAACGAGGTGAGTCTCTCTCTAGCTATCATCAGAGTGGAATTTCAAGTATAATCTCATTGACAGGTCATCAGCAATCGCGCCATCGAACTGCTGGGCGGCAAGCTGGGCTCCAAGACGCCCGTGCATCCCAACGATCATGTGAACAAGTCGCAGAGCTCCAACGACACCTTCCCCACGGCCATTCACATCTCCGTTGCCCTCGAGCTGAACAACAACCTCAAGCCCGCCATCAAGATACTGCACGATGCCTTGGCTGCCAAGTCGAATGAGTTCAAGGACATCATCAAGATTGGACGCACGCACACCATGGACGCCGTGCCGCTGACACTGGGCCAGGAGTTCGGTGGTTATGCCCAGCAGTTGGCCTACGCCCTGGAACGCATCGATGCCTGCCTGCCCCGTGTCTATGAGCTTGCCTTGGGCGGCACAGCCGTCGGCACTGGCCTCAATACCCGCAAAGGCTTCGCCGAAAAGTGTGCTGCCAAGATCGCCGAGCTCACCAAGCTGCCATTTGTGACGGCGCCCAACAAGTTCGAGGCGCTGGCTGCCCGCGATGCCATGGTCGAGGTGCATGGTGTCCTTAATACCATCGCTGTTAGCTTGATGAAGATTGCCAATGATATACGCTTCTTGGGTTCGGGACCACGTTGCGGTCTCGGCGAACTCTCGCTGCCAGAGAACGAGCCGGGTAGCTCCATCATGCCGGGCAAGGTGAATCCCACACAGTGCGAGTCGCTGACAATGTTAGCCGCTCAGGTAATGGGCAACCAGGTGGCTGTGACTGTTGGCGGCGCCAATGGACACTTTGAGCTGAACGTGTTCAAGCCTCTGATTGTGTCGAATGTGCTGCGCTCCATTCGTCTGCTGTGTAAGTTGGCACTTAGTCACAATTGTGTTAAGTTTGCTTTAATCTCCGTCTCTCTTTAGCTGATGGCAGTCGCACCTTCACCGCCAACTGCGTGGATGGCATCCAGGCGAACAAGGATCGCATTGCCAAGATCATGAACGAGTCGCTGATGTTGGTCACCGCCTTGAATCCACACATTGGCTACGACAAGGCCGCAAAGATTGCCAAGACAGCGCACAAGAATGGCACCACGCTCAAAGAGGAGGCCATCAATCTGGGCTACTTGACCGAACAGCAGTTCAACGAATGGGTGCGTCCCGAGCAGATGCTGGGACCCAAGTAGGCGACGACTCACATCCTCCAAACACCAAACTCAACTTTGTCCTCTTTTCACCAACATAATAAAAAGCTTAAAACAACCAAATGAGTTAAAGGCTACTTTGTTTTGGATTCAACTGTTACTTAAGCTCTCAAAGTAGGCCAAGTTAATTCATCCAGCTTGAGGAGCTTCACATTTGTTCACTTTTCGTCAATCGTCAAAAGTTGCTCAACTAAAAAGCTAGAAAAagaattattgaaaaatattataaaattttaaaagaacgaaacttttacttttgattCGTTTCCTTTCGAGATGTTGCGCGGTTCATTGATGTTTCTGCAGACGCAGCACAAGCTGTTCACCAACAGCTGTCGTGGCGTCACCAGCACAATGGTGTTGCATGATAAGGGCAAGGTAAGCCAGCGTTCACTCTTCTTCACTCTTAGGGAGCAACCTAAACTCGCTTCTCTTCACTCCAGAACGGGGGCAAGGGCGAGGGAAAGTTTCGCGTGGAACGCGACACATTCGGAGAGCTAAAAGTGCCGGCGGATAAGCTTTATGGCGCCCAGACTATGCGCTCGGTGATCAATTTTCCCATTGGCGACATTGCCGAACGCATGCCGGTAAAGTTTCTTGCAAATCCTTGTTCAGTAGCTCTGCTTTCTTCATAGCTAAACTTCTGCAGATGCCGGTTATCCAAGCCATGGGCATTCTGAAGAAGGCTTGCGCCGATGTGAACAAGGAATTCGGCATGGATGCCAAGCTCTCGGATGCCGTGTCCAAGGCCTGCGATGAGGTCATCACCGGCAAGTACTACAAGGAGGGACACTTTCCGCTGGTCATCTGGCAAACGGGATCCGGCACCCAGAGCAACATGAATGCCAATGAGGTGGGTGCAATCTCGAATCGGGAGCCAGCTCATCTTAATTCTCCTTACTTAGGTCATTAGCAATGCTGCCATTAAGGAAATGGGCGGCGAACTGGGCTCCAAGAAGCCGGTGCATCCCAACGATCATGTGAACAAGTCGCAGAGCTCCAACGACACCTTTCCCACGGCCATACACATTTGTGTGGGCATGGAGCTGAATGAGCGCCTCATGCCCGCCATTACACATCTGCGCGATGCCCTCGAATGCAAGTCCATCGAGTTCAAGGACATCATCAAGATCGGTCGCACCCATGTCATGGACGCCGTGCCGCTAACATTGGGCCAGGAGTTCAGCGGTTATGCCCAGCAGTTAAGCTATGCCCTGGATCGCATTGATGCCTGCTTGCCGCGTGTCTATGAGCTTGCCTTGGGCGGCACAGCCGTCGGCACTGGCCTCAATGCACCCAAGGGCTTCGATGTGAAGGTCGCTGCCCGCATTGCCGAGCTCACCAAGCTGCCATTTGTGACGGCGCCCAACAAGTTCGAGGCGCTGGCTGCCCGCGATGCCATGGTCGAGGTGCATGGTGTCCTTAATACCATCGCTGTTAGTTTGATGAAGATTGCCAATGATATACGCTTCTTGGGCTCGGGACCACGTTGCGGTCTCGGCGAACTGATGTTGCCGGAGAACGAGCCGGGTAGCTCCATTATGCCGGGCAAGGTGAATCCCACACAGTGTGAATCAATGACCATGTTGTGTGCCCAGGTTATGGGCAATCAGGTGGCTGTTAGCATTGGTGGCTCCAATGGGCATTTTGAGCTGAACGTCTTCAAGCCCTTAATTGTGTCCAATGTGTTGCGCTCCTTGCGCTTATTGGGTGAGTTTCACTTGATTCCTGTTCTATGATCCAACTTTGATTTGATTCCTTGTTTTTTGGGTGCAGCCGATGGCAGCGTCAACTTTAGCAAGAACTGTGTGGAAGGCATTCAGCCGAACTCAGAGCGCATTGCCAAGATCATGAACGAGTCGCTTATGTTGGTCACGGCCTTGAATCCACACATTGGCTACGACAAGGCCGCAAAGATTGCCAAGACTGCGCATGAGAATGGCACCACGCTCAAGGAGGAGGCCTTGAAGGAGGGCGTTACCGAGGAGCAATTCAAGGAGTGGGTTGATCCCACCAAGATGCTGGGTCCCAAGTAAATGGCacaattaaatagaaaatttttttcttttctcgttaaaatttaaataaaacgcaaTGTTGGCAAGCGATAAAAAGCAGCGGTTGGTAATTTGCGATTATCGATTAGGCACACAAATAATCGATCTAAGTAACACAACTTTACTGCTTAGTAGAGGCATGTCatgcaaatttgaattattgatAACTCAATTATTGATAGAGATAACAAGAAAATCTcttatatataacaaaaaatagtatccgttatgttttcttttaaattgttcCATATCTAGCAAAGTGTAACCATGCTTCTAAATATGGaagtagtatatttggtatatttttaactgcCAATTACGGTCACGCTGGCAACAGCACACAGCTGTTTTGCCACTGTTTGTGAGTTTtcctttgtttttattgttaaattgatGCAAAATCAATCTTGGTGctaaaaatatcattaaaaattgcaagttTTTCGGCTATATTATGTTAGTAAATTTAAACGTTTCGTAAGCagaatttttttatatgttttattcgacgcatgtggcatgtgatAAACAGAGAGACGTGATTATCTAATTTTTCTACCACAAACTCGACAACCGCAACTGCGAAATAATATTATCGATGTTTAACAAATTGGTAACAGCgacaaaaacataaatagaataaataagtGCACACACCCACGCAGCGAACGAGTgggtgagagagagcgagatagacagagtgagagaggggcAGTG
This region includes:
- the LOC133849135 gene encoding NADH dehydrogenase [ubiquinone] 1 beta subcomplex subunit 8, mitochondrial, with the translated sequence MSALMKSLCLAKQLSATNPRLSLHIARNLAGWNKDYTPAPYPKTQKERDAAAKKYYLLPEEYKPYADNGLGYGDYPKVGGGLGVENKDSYYPYDYPEHKRNFNEPVSVDHDLYSEDRYSQAEQPRYSNSYYFLTFLGVMSGCLALYYWLEDKKMYRPVAAKQYPADGVKHYTFER
- the LOC133849127 gene encoding fumarate hydratase, mitochondrial isoform X1; its protein translation is MVLPLLQRSTLRGVQQLTKPWASATCSLRLASSSQEFRVESDTFGELKVPADKYYGAQTMRSQINFPIGGPTERMPKPVVQAMGILKKAAAEVNKEFGLDQKVSEAISKAADDVISGKLYDDHFPLVIWQTGSGTQSNMNVNEVISNRAIELLGGKLGSKTPVHPNDHVNKSQSSNDTFPTAIHISVALELNNNLKPAIKILHDALAAKSNEFKDIIKIGRTHTMDAVPLTLGQEFGGYAQQLAYALERIDACLPRVYELALGGTAVGTGLNTRKGFAEKCAAKIAELTKLPFVTAPNKFEALAARDAMVEVHGVLNTIAVSLMKIANDIRFLGSGPRCGLGELSLPENEPGSSIMPGKVNPTQCESLTMLAAQVMGNQVAVTVGGANGHFELNVFKPLIVSNVLRSIRLLSDGSRTFTANCVDGIQANKDRIAKIMNESLMLVTALNPHIGYDKAAKIAKTAHKNGTTLKEEAINLGYLTEQQFNEWVRPEQMLGPK
- the LOC133849127 gene encoding fumarate hydratase, mitochondrial isoform X2; its protein translation is MASSSQEFRVESDTFGELKVPADKYYGAQTMRSQINFPIGGPTERMPKPVVQAMGILKKAAAEVNKEFGLDQKVSEAISKAADDVISGKLYDDHFPLVIWQTGSGTQSNMNVNEVISNRAIELLGGKLGSKTPVHPNDHVNKSQSSNDTFPTAIHISVALELNNNLKPAIKILHDALAAKSNEFKDIIKIGRTHTMDAVPLTLGQEFGGYAQQLAYALERIDACLPRVYELALGGTAVGTGLNTRKGFAEKCAAKIAELTKLPFVTAPNKFEALAARDAMVEVHGVLNTIAVSLMKIANDIRFLGSGPRCGLGELSLPENEPGSSIMPGKVNPTQCESLTMLAAQVMGNQVAVTVGGANGHFELNVFKPLIVSNVLRSIRLLSDGSRTFTANCVDGIQANKDRIAKIMNESLMLVTALNPHIGYDKAAKIAKTAHKNGTTLKEEAINLGYLTEQQFNEWVRPEQMLGPK
- the LOC133849126 gene encoding probable fumarate hydratase, mitochondrial; this translates as MLRGSLMFLQTQHKLFTNSCRGVTSTMVLHDKGKNGGKGEGKFRVERDTFGELKVPADKLYGAQTMRSVINFPIGDIAERMPMPVIQAMGILKKACADVNKEFGMDAKLSDAVSKACDEVITGKYYKEGHFPLVIWQTGSGTQSNMNANEVISNAAIKEMGGELGSKKPVHPNDHVNKSQSSNDTFPTAIHICVGMELNERLMPAITHLRDALECKSIEFKDIIKIGRTHVMDAVPLTLGQEFSGYAQQLSYALDRIDACLPRVYELALGGTAVGTGLNAPKGFDVKVAARIAELTKLPFVTAPNKFEALAARDAMVEVHGVLNTIAVSLMKIANDIRFLGSGPRCGLGELMLPENEPGSSIMPGKVNPTQCESMTMLCAQVMGNQVAVSIGGSNGHFELNVFKPLIVSNVLRSLRLLADGSVNFSKNCVEGIQPNSERIAKIMNESLMLVTALNPHIGYDKAAKIAKTAHENGTTLKEEALKEGVTEEQFKEWVDPTKMLGPK